DNA sequence from the Actinomycetota bacterium genome:
TGCCCGAGAGCCTGCGATCCGCCGACGTGCTGCACGCGACGAACCCCTCGGCGATCCCCCCGGCCGCGGGCCGCCAGCGGCTCGTGGTGACGGTGCACGACCTCGCGTTCGAGCATTTCCCCGAGTTGTTCCCTCGCCGGTGGCGTCTGCTGTACCGGCTCGGGCTGCGGGCGGCGGTCCGCCGGGCCGACGCGATCCTGACGCCCTCCAGGAGCACCGCCGAGGACCTCGTGTCCCGGACGAAGGTCCGGCCCGAGCGCGTCCACGTGGTGCCGCTCGCGGCGACGCTCGGCGACCACGCAGCCGATCCGATCCCGGTCCGCGAGCGACTCAAGGTGCCCGAGCCGTACGCGCTGTTCGTCGGAACCCTCGAACCACGCAAGAACCTCGTCTCGCTCGTGCGCGCGTACCGTCGGGTCGCCGGCGCGGGCCTCCCGCACGCGCTCGTACTCGCCGGCCCGATGGGCTGGCAGCCGGCCGCCCTGCTGCGGGAACTGGCCCTTCCCGGCCCGGGCGAGGTCGTCCTGACCGGACCGGTCTCCCCCGCGGATCTCGACGTGCTCTATCGGGGCGCGTCGGTGTTCGCCTACCCATCCATCTACGAGGGGTTCGGCCTCCCGGTGCTCGAGGCGCTCGGCCGGGGCGCCCCGACGATCGCCTCGAACGCGTCGAGCGTTCCCGAGGTCGTGGGCGATGCCGGGATCCTCGTCGACCCGCGATCGGTCGCGGAGCTGGCCGACGCGCTGGAACGGGTGTTGACCGACGAGCAGCTCGCCTCCGAGCTCTCGCGGAAAGGGATCGAGCGCGCGGCGAGGTTCACGTGGGACGAGACGGCCCGGCGTACCCTGCAGGTCTACGACAAGGCGATCGACGTATGAGGAGGGTTCGCGCGTGAGCGGGCAACGCGGACCGATCAAGGTCTCGCTCATCACCACCGTGAAGGACTCGGCCGAGCACGTCGAGGAGTTCCTCGCGTCGGTGCGGGTCCAGAGCCGCCCGCCCGACGAAGTGGTCGTCGTGGACGGCGGCTCGACCGACGGCACCCGCGAGCTGCTGCGGCGCGCCGACGACATCGTGCTGATCGAGGAGTCGAAGGCGAA
Encoded proteins:
- a CDS encoding glycosyltransferase family 1 protein, producing the protein MTSVAFHVDQLFFKAPGGIGTYVRELAPALLRQDPSLDLKLFHSRFVVAGPPERWLRDHWVEELGDQITTLYPRWDLFGRPALPESLRSADVLHATNPSAIPPAAGRQRLVVTVHDLAFEHFPELFPRRWRLLYRLGLRAAVRRADAILTPSRSTAEDLVSRTKVRPERVHVVPLAATLGDHAADPIPVRERLKVPEPYALFVGTLEPRKNLVSLVRAYRRVAGAGLPHALVLAGPMGWQPAALLRELALPGPGEVVLTGPVSPADLDVLYRGASVFAYPSIYEGFGLPVLEALGRGAPTIASNASSVPEVVGDAGILVDPRSVAELADALERVLTDEQLASELSRKGIERAARFTWDETARRTLQVYDKAIDV